AAAAATGTGATGATAATCCTAGACAACCACACAAGCAAGCCTGGTTGGTGCTGCAGCAATTTTGATGGTAATGGTTTCTTTGGAGATGTGTGTTTCAACCCGGACCTCTGGATCAAGGGCCTAACCCGGGTCGCCACCATCTTCAACGACACCCCATATGTCGTCGCCATGAGCTTGAGGAACGAGCTCCGCGGCTCTCGACAAAACGTCGATGACTGGTACAGGTACATGCAGAAAGGAGCAGAAGCAGTGCACGCAGCAAACCCAAATGTCCTAGTCATTCTATCCGGGCTGAACTACGACAGAGACCTCTCATTCCTTCTCAAGAAGCCGGTCAGCCTGAGTTTCTCGAATAAGCTGGTGTTTGAGCTGCACTGGTATGGCTTCTCAGATGGGGAGGCGTGGGAGAATGGGAACTTGAACCAAGTGTGTGGGGAACGGGTGGGTGAGACGATGAGGAAGGCGGGTTTCCTTCTGGACCAAGGCTACCCCTTGTTCCTGAGTGAGTTCGGCGTTGACATGAGGGGCACTAATGTCAATGACAATAGGTACTTGAACTGCTTTATGGGATGGGCAGCTGAACTAGATTTGGATTGGGCACTATGGGTTCTCACAGGTAGTTACTACTTGAGAGAAGGGGTAGTCGGATTCGACGAAACTTACGGAGTTTACAACTGGAATTGGTGTGGTGTCAGAAATCAAACCATCCTTCACAAGATATCAGCTCTCCAGTATCCATTTAAAGGTAACatcatattttcatatatctGCCAATTTCTAAGAATTCTGAGTTCAGTAGCATCACATACCTGCTTAATCCAGCAATCACATGAGCTTTTGTCATTCGTGTTGAAAACTGCAGGGCCGGGGTATTCAGAAGCGCGTCTCCACCAAGTGATTTTCCATCCTATGACGGGGCTGTGTGTGAAGAGGCTGTCGTTGGTGGATCCCCTGGC
This sequence is a window from Salvia splendens isolate huo1 chromosome 5, SspV2, whole genome shotgun sequence. Protein-coding genes within it:
- the LOC121801832 gene encoding glycosyl hydrolase 5 family protein-like isoform X2, with product MVNLFYFFLFPLLALSTTTTTSSAAALPLSTESRWIVDESGHRAKLACVNWPSHLEVMVAEGLSKKPAEQISSEIIDLGFNCVRLTWPLFLFTNDTLASLTVRQSFKNLGLFEAIAGLQINNPSIIDLSLINAYKAVVGSLAKKNVMIILDNHTSKPGWCCSNFDGNGFFGDVCFNPDLWIKGLTRVATIFNDTPYVVAMSLRNELRGSRQNVDDWYRYMQKGAEAVHAANPNVLVILSGLNYDRDLSFLLKKPVSLSFSNKLVFELHWYGFSDGEAWENGNLNQVCGERVGETMRKAGFLLDQGYPLFLSEFGVDMRGTNVNDNRYLNCFMGWAAELDLDWALWVLTGSYYLREGVVGFDETYGVYNWNWCGVRNQTILHKISALQYPFKGPGYSEARLHQVIFHPMTGLCVKRLSLVDPLALGPCSEAEAWTYTPQKTLTIKGTYFCLQADKLGKPAKLGVICSYASSKWEAISDSKMHLSSKLQDGSDVCLDIDSDNNIVTNNCKCLDKNSRCDPGSQWFKIIDSTRCGADNSLPEISSIVKLISKNLLASFSL
- the LOC121801832 gene encoding glycosyl hydrolase 5 family protein-like isoform X1 — translated: MVNLFYFFLFPLLALSTTTTTSSAAALPLSTESRWIVDESGHRAKLACVNWPSHLEVMVAEGLSKKPAEQISSEIIDLGFNCVRLTWPLFLFTNDTLASLTVRQSFKNLGLFEAIAGLQINNPSIIDLSLINAYKAVVGSLAKKNVMIILDNHTSKPGWCCSNFDGNGFFGDVCFNPDLWIKGLTRVATIFNDTPYVVAMSLRNELRGSRQNVDDWYRYMQKGAEAVHAANPNVLVILSGLNYDRDLSFLLKKPVSLSFSNKLVFELHWYGFSDGEAWENGNLNQVCGERVGETMRKAGFLLDQGYPLFLSEFGVDMRGTNVNDNRYLNCFMGWAAELDLDWALWVLTGSYYLREGVVGFDETYGVYNWNWCGVRNQTILHKISALQYPFKGNIIFSYICQFLRILSSVASHTCLIQQSHELLSFVLKTAGPGYSEARLHQVIFHPMTGLCVKRLSLVDPLALGPCSEAEAWTYTPQKTLTIKGTYFCLQADKLGKPAKLGVICSYASSKWEAISDSKMHLSSKLQDGSDVCLDIDSDNNIVTNNCKCLDKNSRCDPGSQWFKIIDSTRCGADNSLPEISSIVKLISKNLLASFSL